Proteins co-encoded in one Spirosoma endbachense genomic window:
- a CDS encoding sensor histidine kinase codes for MNQLSPFNAAPPGFELSTEEQAFLWQQVLAHSINGLVGLIAVREGSSPDGPIINFQYHFANQTALKDTFPGSQSEKTDIIGRLLTDFFPSVRETKLWQTYLKVIETGEAHRIEQNYKIDDREVWVVQSAAPFGRDGLLLSYTETSDLHQTARRLARQTTLLNGVLNSSPNAIVVFEAVRNAQQEIINFKITLTNRQFDELVGQADMRFTGLLLTDIYPLKPQRMDRLRQMLATDETIRIEEFVPALGRWFDVTLNHLNDGFVATVQDITTAKQMHQQLEVTVQELHRSNHNLEQFAYVASHDLQEPLRKIVSFGDVLNDQFAHELSESAADLIRRMQTSAGRMRSLVQDLLTFSRLSGNSTTFGLVDLNHLVASVADDLELTIYDRKAQLTINILPAVWGDASLLRQLFQNLLSNALKFQNINPTGGPIPPRVSISGYVATESELPAALSQSDVSQAGRRFAVLTVSDNGIGFDERYLDRIFTIFQRLHGRMQYAGTGMGLAICKKVVDIHGGHITATSQEGNGATFSIFLPMM; via the coding sequence ATGAATCAACTATCTCCTTTTAATGCAGCTCCTCCTGGATTTGAGCTATCCACCGAAGAGCAGGCATTCCTTTGGCAACAGGTACTGGCTCATTCAATTAATGGATTAGTTGGTTTGATAGCCGTCCGTGAAGGTTCCTCTCCTGATGGGCCAATCATTAATTTTCAATATCATTTTGCGAACCAAACAGCACTGAAAGACACGTTTCCTGGTAGCCAGAGCGAAAAAACGGATATTATAGGGCGGTTATTGACTGATTTTTTCCCTTCCGTCCGTGAAACAAAACTCTGGCAAACCTACCTTAAGGTGATCGAAACAGGCGAAGCGCATCGCATCGAACAGAATTACAAGATTGACGATCGAGAGGTCTGGGTAGTTCAATCAGCTGCTCCATTTGGTCGGGATGGTCTATTGCTTTCCTATACCGAAACGAGTGATTTACACCAGACTGCCCGCCGACTTGCCCGGCAAACTACGCTGCTCAATGGAGTTCTGAATTCATCGCCTAATGCCATTGTGGTGTTTGAAGCAGTTCGTAATGCTCAACAGGAAATTATTAATTTTAAAATAACACTCACGAATCGGCAGTTTGACGAACTTGTCGGGCAAGCTGATATGCGCTTTACGGGTCTGTTATTAACCGATATCTATCCGCTTAAACCCCAGCGCATGGATCGATTGCGGCAAATGCTGGCCACTGACGAAACGATCCGGATTGAAGAATTTGTGCCAGCATTGGGCCGATGGTTCGATGTTACGCTGAATCACCTCAACGATGGCTTTGTGGCTACTGTTCAGGATATTACGACGGCCAAACAGATGCACCAGCAACTCGAAGTTACGGTTCAGGAACTCCATCGTTCAAATCATAATCTGGAGCAATTTGCCTACGTAGCTTCACACGATTTGCAGGAGCCTTTGCGTAAGATTGTTTCCTTTGGCGATGTACTGAACGATCAGTTTGCCCATGAATTGAGCGAATCAGCAGCTGACCTGATCCGGCGAATGCAGACATCAGCCGGGCGCATGCGATCATTGGTACAGGATTTACTGACTTTCTCCCGATTGTCGGGCAATTCAACTACGTTTGGCTTAGTGGATCTCAATCATCTGGTCGCATCGGTGGCCGACGATCTTGAACTAACAATTTATGATCGAAAAGCCCAGTTGACGATTAATATCTTGCCAGCCGTTTGGGGTGATGCCTCTCTGCTTCGGCAATTATTCCAGAATTTATTAAGTAATGCGCTCAAGTTTCAGAATATCAATCCGACTGGCGGGCCAATACCTCCCCGAGTTAGTATTAGCGGTTACGTAGCCACTGAGTCTGAACTACCTGCGGCCTTATCCCAATCGGATGTGTCGCAGGCAGGTCGTCGTTTTGCCGTACTAACTGTTTCCGACAATGGTATTGGATTTGACGAACGGTACCTGGATCGCATTTTCACTATTTTTCAACGGCTTCACGGACGGATGCAATATGCCGGAACAGGCATGGGTTTAGCTATCTGTAAAAAGGTAGTTGATATTCATGGCGGGCATATTACAGCTACAAGCCAGGAAGGAAATGGAGCAACTTTCAGCATCTTCCTACCCATGATGTAG
- a CDS encoding M1 family aminopeptidase, which translates to MCLVTIIFLLLSHLTQAQTDTLDDGGVACRAGKVGYYDRLATNPKARIAYAGDPTIDVTYYGLDLSLTHTPNYLKGVATITLKSTTSISSFFLDLNSTTIPTGQGLRVDSVKAGNQKLTYQHARNQLTITPSQPLATGQALTLTVYYQGIPNSRDLGTFVFSKHESTADPVIWSLSEPYGAPDWFPCKDTPGDKADSSAVSITAPARFVSVSNGILIGTTDNPDGTRTYRWRNSYPIAQYLISIALTNYERYDTPATLPTGGPPLLITHYIYPETLPKVKAALNQTPAMIQLFTDRFGPYPFLREKYGHAQIGLNTGGMEHQTISSMEERALTPNVIAHELAHQWFGDKITCRDWQNIWLNEGFASYAEAIYAESTTGMTGYQTAITNFMNRARNARGSIYVQNITNFGNIFDGNRTYAKGATVLHMLRGVVGEETFFKILRAYAASPAVAYKSAVTDDFQAVAEQVSGQKLGYFFQQWIYGEGYPTYRATASIVNGSRTIQLRLEQRNTVATNPASFTMPVQIRVQSASGDTTVTVFNDQADQIYTLPTRGAVTGVLIDPGNLILKTVETVVLSPITAINEPVSSPIRVYPNPTAETLTIDFSAQSAGPVTLTLTNMLGQRLRTETESIPGSGDYSRTVNLRGLPSGRYMLKIDQKNSQSTQVVLIH; encoded by the coding sequence ATGTGTTTAGTCACTATTATCTTTCTTTTACTTTCGCATCTTACTCAGGCACAGACCGACACACTTGATGACGGCGGAGTCGCCTGTCGGGCAGGTAAAGTTGGCTATTATGATCGATTAGCCACGAATCCTAAAGCGCGTATTGCCTATGCTGGCGATCCGACCATCGACGTTACCTATTATGGCCTTGATCTTTCTCTGACTCATACGCCAAATTACCTGAAGGGAGTAGCCACGATTACCCTCAAAAGCACAACCTCAATCAGTAGTTTCTTTCTGGATCTGAACTCAACCACGATTCCAACAGGACAGGGATTACGCGTTGATTCCGTAAAAGCCGGTAACCAGAAACTCACCTATCAGCATGCACGAAATCAACTAACCATTACTCCTTCGCAACCATTAGCCACTGGGCAAGCCCTGACGTTAACTGTCTACTATCAGGGCATTCCCAATAGCCGCGACTTAGGCACTTTTGTATTCAGCAAACACGAATCGACCGCCGATCCGGTAATCTGGAGTTTAAGCGAGCCTTACGGTGCGCCGGACTGGTTCCCCTGCAAAGACACTCCCGGCGACAAAGCCGATTCGTCAGCGGTCAGCATTACGGCACCCGCCCGATTTGTATCCGTTTCCAATGGAATCCTGATCGGCACCACCGACAACCCTGATGGCACCCGAACCTATCGCTGGCGAAACAGCTACCCAATTGCCCAATACCTGATCTCAATTGCGCTGACAAACTACGAGCGTTACGACACCCCGGCAACGCTCCCAACGGGTGGGCCACCATTACTAATTACCCACTACATTTATCCGGAAACCTTACCGAAGGTTAAAGCTGCCCTGAATCAGACACCCGCCATGATTCAGTTATTTACCGATCGTTTCGGGCCATACCCATTTTTGCGCGAAAAATATGGCCATGCCCAGATTGGCCTGAATACGGGTGGAATGGAGCATCAAACGATTTCATCGATGGAAGAGAGGGCGCTCACTCCGAATGTTATCGCTCATGAGTTGGCCCACCAATGGTTTGGCGACAAGATCACCTGCCGCGACTGGCAGAATATATGGCTTAATGAAGGATTTGCTTCTTATGCCGAAGCAATCTATGCCGAATCGACAACTGGAATGACGGGATACCAAACGGCCATCACTAATTTCATGAATCGTGCCCGTAACGCCCGTGGCTCCATTTACGTCCAGAATATTACCAACTTCGGGAATATTTTCGATGGTAACCGCACTTATGCAAAAGGAGCAACTGTCCTGCATATGCTCCGGGGTGTTGTGGGTGAGGAGACATTTTTCAAGATTCTTCGTGCATACGCAGCTTCACCAGCCGTTGCCTACAAATCGGCCGTAACAGACGATTTTCAGGCTGTTGCAGAACAGGTTTCTGGCCAAAAATTAGGCTATTTCTTCCAGCAGTGGATTTACGGCGAAGGGTATCCAACCTACCGCGCTACGGCTTCGATCGTTAATGGGTCCCGTACAATACAACTACGGCTTGAACAACGAAATACGGTTGCCACTAATCCTGCTTCGTTTACAATGCCGGTTCAAATACGGGTGCAATCGGCCTCAGGCGATACAACCGTAACAGTCTTTAACGATCAAGCCGATCAGATCTATACTTTACCTACGCGCGGAGCGGTAACGGGCGTGTTGATAGATCCGGGCAATTTAATTCTGAAAACGGTAGAAACTGTTGTTCTATCCCCCATAACGGCGATCAACGAACCCGTGTCGAGTCCAATACGCGTATACCCGAATCCAACAGCCGAAACGTTGACCATTGATTTTTCAGCTCAGTCGGCCGGGCCTGTCACATTAACGCTGACGAACATGCTCGGGCAGCGGCTGCGAACCGAAACCGAGTCAATTCCCGGCTCTGGCGATTATTCCCGAACAGTTAATTTACGCGGGCTTCCGTCCGGGCGTTATATGCTTAAAATTGATCAAAAAAATAGTCAATCTACCCAAGTCGTTTTAATTCATTGA
- a CDS encoding VOC family protein, with the protein MKKRLVLFLLVCIGLTSGTLFGQDKLGIIRHNHLAIHVKDVAKSAIFYRDVMGLKPIPVPDNLKAIRAWFDLGDGQQIHLMDGRTEQITHDKNGSHFALFVADISKAEQYLKAQNIPFHKQVRFDGVVQVYFSDLDGYLFELNEGKKLTPGS; encoded by the coding sequence ATGAAAAAGCGACTCGTTTTATTTCTATTGGTATGTATTGGCTTAACATCCGGTACACTTTTCGGCCAGGATAAACTTGGGATTATCCGGCACAATCACCTGGCTATTCACGTAAAAGATGTAGCGAAGAGTGCCATTTTTTACCGCGATGTTATGGGTTTAAAGCCAATTCCTGTTCCCGATAATTTGAAAGCGATCCGTGCCTGGTTCGATTTAGGTGATGGTCAGCAGATTCACCTCATGGACGGTCGAACAGAACAAATTACGCACGACAAAAACGGAAGCCATTTTGCGCTGTTTGTCGCAGATATTAGCAAGGCAGAACAATATCTGAAAGCCCAGAACATACCCTTTCACAAACAGGTGCGTTTCGATGGCGTGGTCCAGGTATACTTTTCTGACCTTGATGGCTATTTGTTTGAACTGAATGAAGGTAAAAAATTGACGCCAGGGTCCTGA
- a CDS encoding glycosyltransferase family 1 protein has protein sequence MEITESTPDSTKVVNLSSRQLNPATVNHSSTSFPVDDVQDLICFSHLRWNFVYQRPQHLLNRATRNYRVWFIEEPIWGDQLTLTRCHQTDRLTVLVPHLPHGTKPAEAIRLQRQLIDTFMANERISNFIAWYYTPMALLFSDHLTPRLTVYDCMDELSAFWGAPPQLLEQEKRLMGRANIVFTGGHSLYEAKCNRHSDVFAFPSSIDFSHFSVARQPQPDPIDQQALPRPRIGFSGVIDERFDYELLRELAQRRPQWQFMLLGPIVKINPAILPRSSNVHYLGMKSYKDLPAYFSNWDVAMLPFALNNSTRFISPTKTPEYLAAGLPVVSTPIRDVVRTYGNADFVQIADSASAFESAIETALTGGHPTDWTAIDEFLMENSWDHTWSEMNRLIVATMSLSVEQ, from the coding sequence ATGGAAATAACGGAATCAACACCTGATTCAACGAAGGTAGTTAATCTATCCAGTCGGCAGCTCAACCCGGCTACAGTAAATCACAGTTCCACTTCATTCCCAGTCGATGATGTCCAGGATTTGATTTGTTTCTCTCACCTCCGCTGGAATTTTGTGTATCAGCGGCCTCAGCATTTGTTAAACCGGGCTACCAGAAACTACCGGGTCTGGTTTATTGAAGAGCCAATTTGGGGAGACCAGTTGACACTTACCCGTTGCCATCAAACCGATCGTCTGACGGTTCTGGTACCTCATTTACCCCACGGAACCAAGCCTGCCGAAGCAATTCGCTTACAACGACAGTTGATCGATACCTTCATGGCGAATGAACGCATTAGCAACTTCATAGCCTGGTATTACACACCGATGGCTCTTCTGTTCAGTGACCATCTTACTCCCCGACTAACCGTTTATGACTGTATGGATGAGTTATCGGCATTTTGGGGAGCACCCCCGCAATTGCTGGAACAGGAGAAACGGCTCATGGGGCGGGCCAATATTGTTTTTACTGGCGGACACAGCCTTTATGAAGCGAAATGTAATCGGCATTCAGATGTATTTGCGTTTCCAAGCAGCATCGACTTTTCACATTTCTCAGTAGCTCGACAGCCACAGCCTGACCCGATCGATCAACAGGCATTACCCAGGCCACGTATTGGCTTCAGCGGTGTCATTGACGAACGATTCGATTATGAGCTTTTACGCGAACTCGCACAACGCCGACCACAGTGGCAGTTTATGCTGCTGGGTCCAATCGTCAAGATTAACCCGGCTATACTGCCCCGTAGCTCCAATGTACATTATCTGGGTATGAAGTCCTATAAAGACTTGCCCGCCTATTTCAGCAACTGGGATGTTGCCATGCTGCCATTTGCCCTTAACAACTCGACCCGGTTTATTAGCCCGACTAAAACGCCTGAATACCTGGCGGCTGGCTTACCAGTCGTATCAACGCCCATCCGCGACGTTGTACGAACGTATGGTAATGCCGACTTTGTACAAATTGCCGATTCGGCATCAGCCTTCGAATCAGCAATTGAAACAGCCCTTACGGGTGGACATCCAACGGATTGGACCGCCATTGACGAATTCCTCATGGAAAACTCCTGGGATCATACCTGGAGTGAAATGAACCGGCTTATCGTTGCAACAATGAGCCTCTCTGTAGAGCAGTAG